One region of Tachysurus vachellii isolate PV-2020 chromosome 11, HZAU_Pvac_v1, whole genome shotgun sequence genomic DNA includes:
- the ogdha gene encoding oxoglutarate (alpha-ketoglutarate) dehydrogenase a (lipoamide) isoform X2 — MHRLRTCAARLRPITASQSAKTLTQQRPAATLRTFQPIRRYTAPVAAEPFLNGTSSNYVEEMYYAWLENPKSVHKSWDIFFRNANAGAPPGTAYQSPPPLGMGLAELTQAQMLVGAQPNVEKLVEDHLAVQSLIRAYQIRGHHVAQLDPLGIMDADLDSCVPTDIITSSDKLDLTHFKDRLSVLTVGGFYGLDESDLDKVFRLPTTTFIGGTESALPLREIIRRLEMAYCQHIGVEFMFINDLEQCQWIRQKFETPGVMQFSLEEKRTLLARMVRSTRFEEFLQRKWSSEKRFGLEGCESLIPALKTIIDKSSENGVESVIMGMPHRGRLNVLANVIRKELEQIFCQFDSKLEAADEGSGDVKYHLGMYHRRINRVTDRNITLSLVANPSHLEAVNPVVQGKTKAEQFYCGDTEGNRVMSILLHGDAAFAGQGIVYETFHLSDLPSYTTHGTVHVVANNQIGFTTDPRMARSSPYPTDVARVVNAPIFHVNADDPEAVMYVCTVAAEWRATFHKDVVVDLVSYRRNGHNEMDEPMFTQPLMYKQIKKQKPVLQKYAEKLIEEGAVTRQEYEEEIAKYDKICEEAHARSKDEKILHIKHWLDSPWPGFFTLDGQPKSMTCPSTGLSEEELTHIGQVASSVPVEDFTIHGGLSRILKGRGEMIRNRMVDWALGEYMAFGSLLKEGIHVRLSGQDVERGTFSHRHHVLHDQNVDKRTCIPMNHMSPNQAPYTVCNSSLSEYGVLGFELGFAMASPNALVLWEAQFGDFHNTAQCIIDQFICSGQAKWVRQNGIVLLLPHGMEGMGPEHSSARPERFLQMCNDDPDVFPKITDDFEVQQLYDCNWIVVNCSTPANYFHVMRRQILQPFRKPLIIFTPKSLLRHPEAKSSFDLMLPGTHFQRVIPEEGPATQNPAAVKRLIFCTGKVYYELKRERVARDMENDVAIARIEQLSPFPFDLVKAETEKYPNADLVWCQEEHKNQGYYDYVKPRMRTTISRVKPVWYAGRGSAAAPATGSKNSHLTELKRFLDTAFNLEAFKDHF, encoded by the exons ATGCACCGCTTAAGGACTTGTGCGGCGCGGCTTCGGCCGATCACGGCCTCACAGAGCGCCAAGACCCTGACACAGCAGAGGCCCGCGGCCACACTCAGGACGTTTCAGCCAATCAGGCGCTACACCGCGCCGGTGGCCGCCGAGCCGTTTCTGAACGGCACGAGCTCGAACTATGTGGAGGAGATGTACTACGCCTGGCTGGAGAACCCCAAGAGTGTGCACAAG TCTTGggacattttcttcaggaacgCTAACGCCGGGGCTCCACCAGGCACCGCCTACCAGAGTCCTCCTCCGCTGGGCATGGGCCTGGCCGAGCTGACGCAGGCCCAGATGCTGGTCGGTGCTCAGCCCAACGTGGAGAAGCTGGTGGAGGATCATCTGGCTGTGCAGTCACTCATCAGAGCTTATCAG ATCCGGGGTCACCATGTCGCGCAGCTGGACCCTCTGGGGATCATGGATGCCGATCTGGACTCGTGCGTCCCCACCGACATTATTACGTCTTCGGATAAACTCG ACCTTACACATTTCAAGGATCGGCTAAGTGTTCTTACCGTCGGAG GATTCTACGGGTTGGATGAGTCGGATCTGGATAAAGTGTTCCGTCTGCCCACGACCACCTTCATCGGTGGCACAGAAAGTGCTCTGCCTCTACGGGAGATCATCCGCCGCCTggag atggcGTATTGTCAGCACATAGGAGTGGAGTTCATGTTCATTAATGACCTGGAGCAGTGCCAGTGGATCCGTCAGAAGTTTGAGACTCCTGGAGTCATGCAGTTCAGCCTGGAGGAGAAACGCACACTTTTGGCCCGCATGGTCCGCTccaccag GTTTGAAGAGTTCCTGCAGAGGAAATGGTCCTCAGAGAAACGTTTTGGCCTGGAGGGCTGCGAGAGTCTCATCCCTGCCCTCAAAACCATCATCGACAAATCCAGCGAGAACGGCGTGGAGAGTGTCATAATGGGGATGCCGCACAG agggcgACTGAACGTGCTGGCAAACGTGATCCGGAAGGAGCTGGAGCAGATCTTCTGCCAGTTTGACTCCAAGCTGGAGGCTGCCGACGAG ggttcAGGAGATGTGAAGTACCACTTGGGCATGTACCACAGGAGGATAAACCGTGTAACAGACAGGAACATCACTCTGTCTCTGGTGGCCAACCCGTCTCACCTGGAAGCTGTGAACCCCGTGGTACAGGGCAAAACCAAGGCCGAGCAGTTTTACTGCGGTGACACCGAGGGCAACCGg gtaaTGTCCATTCTGCTCCACGGAGATGCTGCGTTCGCCGGCCAGGGCATCGTCTACGAAACCTTCCATCTGAGTGACCTGCCATCTTACACTACACACGGCACGGTGCATGTGGTTGCCaacaaccag ATTGGCTTCACCACTGATCCCCGTATGGCTCGCTCATCTCCGTACCCCACCGACGTGGCGCGAGTGGTGAACGCTCCGATCTTCCACGTTAACGCGGACGACCCGGAGGCCGTCATGTACGTGTGCACCGTCGCTGCCGAATGGAGAGCCACCTTCCACAAAGATGTGGTGGTTGACCTG GTGAGTTATCGGCGTAACGGCCATAACGAGATGGACGAGCCCATGTTCACACAGCCGCTGATGTACAAGCAGATCAAGAAGCAGAAGCCTGTGCTGCAAAAATATGCTGAGAAACTCATTGAAGAGGGAGCCGTCACACGCCAGGAGTATGag GAGGAGATTGCCAAATATGACAAGATCTGTGAGGAGGCTCATGCTCGCTCCAAGGATGAGAAAATCCTCCACATCAAGCACTGGCTGGATTCCCCTtggcctg GTTTTTTCACACTGGACGGCCAGCCCAAAAGTATGACCTGTCCATCTACAGGACTGAGTGAGGAGGAACTCACACATATTGGTCAGGTTGCATCGTCTGTCCCTGTAGAAGACTTCACCATTCATGgag gtctgAGTCGAATCCTGAAGGGTCGTGGTGAGATGATCCGGAACCGGATGGTGGACTGGGCTCTGGGTGAATACATGGCGTTTGGTTCTCTACTTAAAGAGGGCATCCATGTGCGCCTCAGCGGGCAGGACGTGGAGAGAGGAACCTTTAG TCACCGTCACCACGTCCTTCACGATCAGAACGTGGATAAGAGGACGTGTATCCCCATGAACCACATGTCCCCGAACCAGGCTCCTTACACCGTGTGTAACAGCTCGCTGTCTGAGTACGGAGTGCTGG GTTTCGAGTTGGGCTTTGCCATGGCCAGTCCTAACGCTTTGGTTCTGTGGGAAGCCCAGTTTGGAGACTTCCACAACACGGCCCAATGCATCATCGACCAGTTCATCTGTTCCGGACAGGCCAAGTGGGTCCGTCAGAACGGCATCGTGCTGCTGCTACCACACGGCATGGAGGGCATG GGTCCCGAGCACTCGTCGGCTCGCCCCGAACGTTTCCTCCAAATGTGCAACGACGATCCTGATGTTTTCCCC AAAATCACGGATGACTTTGAGGTGCAGCAGCTGTATGACTGCAACTGGATCGTGGTGAACTGCTCCACTCCTGCCAACTACTTCCACGTGATGAGGCGGCAAATTCTGCAGCCCTTCAGGAAGCCT CTCATCATTTTCACTCCCAAATCTCTTCTGCGCCACCCAGAGGCCAAGTCCAGCTTTGACCTGATGCTGCCTG ggaCACATTTCCAGCGTGTCATCCCAGAGGAAGGTCCCGCAACCCAGAACCCAGCCGCAGTGAAGCGTCTGATCTTCTGCACGGGGAAAGTTTACTACGAGCTGAAACGTGAGCGCGTAGCTCGCGACATGGAGAACGACGTGGCCATCGCACGCATCGAGCAg CTCTCGCCTTTTCCCTTCGACCTGGTGAAGGCTGAGACGGAGAAATACCCCAACGCCGACCTGGTGTGGTGTCAAGAGGAGCATAAGAACCAGGGCTACTACGACTATGTGAAGCCTCGCATGCGCACAACCATCAGCCGCGTCAAGCCTGtctg gtACGCTGGTCGTGGGTCTGCCGCTGCTCCAGCCACCGGCAGTAAAAACTCCCACCTTACGGAGCTGAAGCGCTTCCTGGACACTGCTTTCAACCTGGAAGCCTTCAAGGATCACTTCTAA